A DNA window from Leishmania donovani BPK282A1 complete genome, chromosome 25 contains the following coding sequences:
- a CDS encoding protein kinase, putative, with protein sequence MSSSNAQAELGPGGSTHSIELGRLIFQGAESKVYYCSFYGAPALCKHRFVKRYRDPSLDERLRTQRTRREARALERCVKKGIRAPRLLGADYINTFLVMSYEAGPTVKEALDVEHAAYMQQVSKGKSTSAQQQQPQPTPSPSALGNAALSPVTAALLQSIGVVVARLHNANIVHGDLTTSNFICTCDGLAAAVPGADGADALASTSRVLPTAEDIVVLDFGLISEKYSTEERAVDLYVLERAIASTHPYLSAFASDIILEGYRSAADPKKGEEALQRLEAVRARGRKRTMVG encoded by the coding sequence ATGTCATCGAGCAACGCGCAGGCAGAGCTAGGGCCCGGCGGGAGCACGCACTCCATCGAGCTGGGCCGCCTTATCTTCCAAGGTGCGGAGTCGAAGGTGTACTACTGCAGCTTCTACGGCGCACCGGCTTTATGCAAGCATCGTTTTGTGAAGCGGTACCGTGACCCAAGCCTCGATGAGCGTCTTCGTACGCAGCGTACGCGTCGCGAGGCACGCGCTCTGGAACGTTGCGTGAAGAAGGGCATCCGTGCACCGCGTCTGTTAGGTGCTGACTACATCAACACCTTTCTTGTCATGTCCTATGAGGCTGGCCCAACCgtgaaggaggcgctcgaCGTCGAGCACGCCGCCTACATGCAGCAAGTCTCGAAGGGTAAGAGTAcgtctgcgcagcagcaacaaccgCAGCCCACACCGTCGCCCTCGGCGTTGGGCAACGCTGCCCTGTCGCCGGTGACCGCGGCCCTTCTGCAGAGCATTGGTgtcgtggtggcgcggtTGCACAACGCGAACATCGTCCACGGCGACCTCACGACCTCCAACTTCATTTGTACATGCGACGGgctagcggcggcggtaccCGGTGCGGATGGTGCAGATGCCCTCGCGTCGACTTCGCGGGTGCTGCCAACAGCGGAGGACATTGTTGTTCTCGATTTTGGGCTCATCTCCGAGAAGTATAGCACAGAGGAGCGCGCGGTGGACCTCTACGTGCTGGAGCGCGCTATCGCTTCGACCCACCCGTACCTCTCCGCCTTTGCCAGTGACATTATTCTTGAAGGTTatcgcagcgccgctgacccgaagaagggagaagaggcgctgcagcgactggaggcggtgcgcgcgcgtgggcgAAAGCGCACCATGGTCGGCTAG